In Hamadaea flava, a genomic segment contains:
- a CDS encoding metallophosphoesterase family protein — protein sequence MGRVRVGAVGDVHLDRDVVGRFRPALDDVADHADVLLLAGDLTRHGTPEEAECVAEEFGGLDVPVVAVLGNHDYHGDRVIEVTGILQAAGLTVLEGEGTVVDTQNGQLGVAGAKGFGGGFAGRCATAFGEPEMKDFVRHTEFSASLLTKALESLECDVRVALTHYSPVPDTLQGEPLEIYPFLGSYLLAEAIDAVPTQLAIHGHAHAGVERGVTPGGVRVRNVAHPVIRQAYSVFAIDQTC from the coding sequence ATGGGACGCGTACGAGTCGGCGCAGTCGGAGACGTGCACCTCGACCGGGACGTGGTGGGGCGGTTCCGGCCGGCCCTGGACGACGTCGCGGATCATGCCGACGTCCTGCTGCTCGCGGGCGACCTGACCCGCCACGGTACGCCCGAGGAAGCCGAGTGCGTGGCGGAGGAGTTCGGCGGGCTGGACGTGCCGGTGGTGGCGGTCCTGGGCAACCACGACTACCACGGTGACCGGGTCATCGAGGTGACCGGCATTCTGCAGGCCGCCGGGCTGACGGTCCTGGAGGGGGAGGGGACCGTCGTCGACACCCAGAACGGTCAGCTGGGAGTCGCCGGGGCCAAGGGTTTCGGCGGCGGCTTCGCCGGCCGGTGCGCGACGGCCTTCGGGGAACCGGAGATGAAGGACTTCGTGCGGCATACGGAGTTCAGCGCGAGCCTGCTCACCAAGGCCCTGGAGTCGCTCGAATGCGACGTACGCGTCGCTCTCACGCATTATTCGCCGGTGCCGGACACCTTGCAGGGCGAACCGTTGGAGATCTACCCGTTCCTCGGCTCCTACCTGCTGGCCGAGGCGATCGACGCGGTGCCGACCCAGCTGGCGATCCACGGGCATGCCCACGCTGGTGTCGAACGAGGCGTCACCCCGGGCGGCGTACGCGTGCGGAACGTCGCGCATCCGGTGATCCGGCAGGCGTACAGCGTGTTCGCGATCGACCAGACCTGCTAG